GAAAACCCACCGACCCGTAAGGCGTTCCTTGGAGTTTACTTTATTAACAAATACCTGTTACTCGACCTCCTGTACGACACCGTGCCATCCGGGAAGTACGACTTACTCTTGGATGTTGTAGTACCGAACTTATCCAGACTCCGCGTTTACGCGTACGAGTTCAAGGGTTACTGGAGGAATGTCAAAAAGGGTATCCTGGAGTATTACAGAATCAACATGGATGTTTTGAAAAAGGAAGTACGCGAAGAACTCTTCTTAAAAAACGGCAAGGTGTACACCAAATTGAAAGACTACCCCCCGGCAAAGTTCACTGGAACAGCTAAGGTTTCCAACTCGCTCGTGTCCGATGGTTGTATCGTTTCCGGTGTGGTGAAGAATTCCGTACTATTCAGGGGGGTCGTTGTCAGGGCTGGGGCTCGCGTGGAGAATTCCATCGTGATGCAGGACACAGTCATAGAAGAGGGGGCCTACGTTAAGAACGCTATCATCGACAAAAACTGCGTTATCCGTGCGGAACAGTCCCTCATCGGCGATTTCGAGCCTGTCGTTTTGGAAAAATGGATGGTAGTTTAGGGGGCGTTTCGTATGAAAAACGTTGTTGCGCTCATACTTGCCGGTGGGCAAGGGACAAGGTTAGGTGTGCTGACGGAGAAGATTCCAAAACCAGCCGTTCAATTCGGGGGAAAGTACAGGATCATAGATTTCACACTGAGTAACTGTGTTAACTCTGGGATATATCAGGTCGGTGTACTGGCGCAATACCGTCCCCACTTGTTGAACAAGCATATCGGAATCGGTAAGCCCTGGGATTTGGACAGAAAAGGTGGCGGGGTCACGATACTGCAACCGTATTCAACGCTCAAGGAGAGTGTTTGGTACAAGGGAACGGCCGATGCCGTTTATCAGAATATCGAATTTATCGAAGAGTACAAACCTGAGTACATCATCGTTCTTTCGGGAGATCACATATATTCGATGGACTACAGTGAATTCGTGTACTATCACATCTCGAAAGGTGCGCTTGCCACCATCGCGTGTATGGAGGTACCGATAACCGAAGCGCACAGGTTCGGTATCATGATAACAGATATCGACAACAAGATCATCGAATTTGAAGAAAAGCCGAAGCGGCCAAGATCAAATCTCGCATCCTTGGGAATTTACGTCTTCAGTTGGAACTTCATAAAAGAAGTACTGATCGAAGATGCGAAGGATGAATCGAGCGACCACGATTTTGGTAAGAACATCATCCCAAAAATACTGACAACCGGCAGAGTCTACGCATTCCCGTTCGAAGGGTACTGGAGGGACGTTGGAACCATACTCTCCTACTGGGAGGCGAATCTTGAACTCACAAGACCCATTCCTCCGTTCAACTTGTACGATCCAAACTGGCGGATCTACACGAAATCCGAGGAAATGCAACCAGCTTACATCTCCGAGACTGGTGAAGTGAGAAATTCGATCATCAGCGAGGGTTGTGAAATTCACGGCTATGTTGATAATAGCGTCATCTCCCAAGGCGTCATTATTGGTGAGGGTTCCGTGATACGAAACAGTGTGCTGATGACAAAAGTTTGTGTTGGTCGTAACGTTGTTATAGAGGACGCGATCATAGCCGATAACACGGTGATCGGCGATAACTGCAGGATAGGTTTGGGAAAGTTTGCGGAGAGTAAGTACGATAAAAAAGTCTACGATTCTCATATTACTGTCATCGGAATGGATAGTCAAATAGGTGAGGGATGTGAATTTGGAAAGAACGTTGTCGTAGGTAACGATACGATCGTACCGGCCGGTACCAAGATCGAGAGTGGAGGATTCTTCTTCAAGGGAGTAAATGAAAGGTAGAACACCTGAACCAGGAGTGAGCCTGCATGGATCTTTATTTCATCAAAGTCAGGGCACGAAGCAAGGGCACGGCAGAGGAAATAATCGGATACTTTTTTGGAAAAACGAACAGTGCTCCGGATTTTGATTTCTTAGTTGTACCCCTGAGGTATTCAAACATGCTTGATCAATTCACCTTGGAAGAAAATTTATCCGAGTTCAAGGACAAACTTGCCAAACTCAAAGAGAAGCTCAAGACTCAAACCAGTGTTGGGGATGTGACGTTAGCGTTCGTTTCGTACCTCAATAACGTAATGAACCGTCGCGGTAAAATCCCGCTTGGAATAGAATTCACAACCGCCATAAAGGAAGGCGATGAGGAAGTTTTGAAAATCATAATTGCCGATCTCCTCGAAGAGTGGAGTCCAAAGATGGAGGTTTTCCTCAAGGCGGAGGCGTTAACGCTTGAAGAATACTCCGCACTAACTTTTTTCGATATTCAAGAAGATTTTTCCGATGCAGTGGTTGCGCAAGTTTACTCAAGGTCAGATGTTGCAGACTTGCCTGAGGTTTTTCCAGTCATTGATCCAATAAATGGCGTAAGTATCGTTCAATTTGACGTTGGTGACAAGATTCCAATAGTTGTCCTCAACTACGGTAAGTACGAATCGGCAATTAAAAGCAAGATACCTGACGTGGACACCGCAAAAAAGGCGATAGAGGGGACTATTGTGAGCAAAGAGCTGGTGAAGATTAAAGGCGGGACGTTGTACCTTGTGAAGGTTGAAATCGCCGACGGTATAGTTGGAAAGGGATTGATCAGTCCCGCTCTGAAGATATTGACCGATGAAGCGTACTTTCTCAAAAAGCGCTCAACTGCTGTGAGGGAACAGAGTGAACGTCAACCGGGCGTTAAGGAGATCAAGCTGCAAGTTCCGCCAACGACCGGGAACGAGTTACTCATAGCGTTCATGACGACATTACTTGTCACCGGTGCGTTACTCATCATCGTCTACATATTCACTAAATAAGGGAGGTAATCGCAAGGTTGAAGATTAAAAAATTATCGAACGAATACGTAGATGAAGTTGCAAAGCTCGTTTACTTGGAAAAGCAGGACTTTTACGATGATCTCTTCGGGACCGATGCGCTCAAATATATTGTGAAAGCTCTGAACAATGACATTCCACCCTTTCTAAAAGACCACAGCCTTGTGGCGTTGGAAAACGAAAAGGTGGTTGGTACACTCCTCTTTGCGGACAAAGCGTCATTCAGACACGGTTATCAGAAATGGTTGAAAGTTTTGGGGCTGAAGATTTTTCCCGTTGGTAGTAAGATGATATACATAATCCAAAGGTTGCTCCTGGAATTCGGGGTCGATGACCTCTACATAGTGGCACTCTCGGGTAGCGTTAGGGAGTACCTCCTGCACGCTTTCATCAAACAAAACAGATACAGGAAGGTCATAGTTGATACGACAGACGAGGCTTTTTACGCAAAGTTTGGGTTTCACGAAGGAACGCCCGTACACAATAAGCTGAAGAGGTTTGAAAAACTATGCGATTATGAAACGTTGTCTGGAATTGGATGGGATACTCACCCTCTTGTTAGCGGTCGTGAACTTGTGCTCGGTGGTGTGAAGATCGAAAGTCAGGTTGGTTTGGATGGTCACTCCGACGCTGATGTTTTGTGTCATGCGATTATCGATAGCTTACTTGGGGTGTCTCTCAAAACCGACATAGGGCAGATCTTCCCGGAAACGGCGGAAAACAGAAATAGAAACAGCCTGGAGATGTTGAAAGAAGTCGTTCAGAAGTTGAACATCGATGGGTACTTTCCCTCCTCGATAGACTGTGTTATAATCTCACCGATAAAGCTGAGTGTTTATAGAGAGAGGATGACTGAAAAAATCGCGAGCGTCACCAATTGCCCGGTATCGATAAAGTTCAAGTCCGGTAACGGGGTGTACCCCGAATCTGAGTTCAAAGGTATCACTGCTATCTGCATCAGTAATGTGGAGAAAATATAAAAAAATCCAAATAAACTCAGTTAACAGGAAGCGGAGGTGGAGCTATGGTGAACTCGTTCCTTAAGACTGCGGAGGAAAAGATGAAGAAATCTGTTGAAAAGATAGCCGAAGAATTGAAACACTTGAGGACCGGACGTGCTTCTCCGGCTGTTCTCGAAGAAATCAAGGTCGATTACTACGGTGTACCAACACCGATACTCCAGGTTGCGCAGGTAACAACCGAAGAAAGGCAGCTTATTATAAAACCGTGGGAACGCAACCTCTTGAGTGCCATTGAAAAGGCCATTCTTGCGAGCGACCTTGGATTAACACCGGTTAACGATGGGAACGTTGTGAGAATAGTGTTCCCGACGCCAACGACCGAACAAAGGCAAAAATGGGTCAAGAAGGCCAAGGAGATAGTTGAAGAGGGGAAGGTGGCGGTCCGAAATATCAGGCGCGACGTACTCAAGGATGTGAAGGATAAGAAGAAAGAGGGCGAGATCTCCGAAGATGATGAAAAGAGACTTGAGAAGGAGATACAGAACCTAACTGACAAGTACATTGCCGAACTTGACAAACTCTTTGAAAAGAAGGAAAAGGAGATAATGGAATTCTGATGGCCACAGTAAGAAAAGAACCACCGAGGCACATCGCGTTTATAATGGATGGTAACGGCCGATGGGCAAAGGAGAAAGGTAAACCGAGGACTTACGGGCACTACGTTGGTGCATACAAGATCGAGGACGTCGTTAGGTGGTGCGCCCAACGTGGCGTTGAGTTCGCCACCTTTTACGCCTTTTCGACGGAAAATTGGAAACGGCCTCTGGACGAAGTGAAGTTTTTATTCAACCTGCTCGTTGAAAAGATAGGAGAATTCTATGAACGGATGAACAAAGAAAAAGTAAGGTTGAGGTTCATAGGAAGAATAACCGAACTGCCCGATGCGGTGAAAGAGAAGTGCTTAGAGTACGAGGAGAAGACGAAAAACAACGACAGAATACAGGTAATCATAGCGTTGAACTACGGTGGTCGTGCCGAAATTGTAGATGCGGTGAAAAAGATTGTTCAATCCGGTTCGGTTAACATAAATTCTTTGAATGAAGAGAATTTCCGAAACTTTTTGTATGCACCGGATGTACCGGACCCGGACTTGGTAATCCGGACATCTGGTGAACAACGGATTAGCAACTTCCTACTTTGGCAAATTGCTTACAGTGAACTTTACTTTAGTCCAGTGTACTGGCCCGATTTCAGCGAGGAAGAACTGGACAAGGCGATAGCTTTTTACATGAGTAGGGACAGAAGGTTCGGGGGGATTGGGGAAAGATGAGTAATTTAAAGGTCGAGACCGTCCAACGCGTCGTGAGCGCTCTCATCGTAGCCCCGTTCGTTGTTCTGTGCTTTATCTCGTACAACAGTCTGGTCGGTCTTGTTGCGGCAATCGTTATGATTTCGAGTGGGGAATTTTTCTACACAACGCTGAAAAAACACGGCGCGTGGTTAATGGTCGTTTACACGGCAATAGTTTCGGCATTTCCTATTCTGTACGGAACATTTTTCCAAGATAGGCCTATGGAATTGCTCGCTTACGTGTACATTGCCGGAATAGTCTTCACACTGGCACAAGTTAAGAACAGAGAGATAGTTACGGAGATTTATTTCGCCTTCACTACAGCTCTTGTTTATATCGCGTTTCTGCTGTCGTTTTTTATCCCGTTGTACGCGAAATTTGGTGCCGATGCAGCGTTGCTAACGTTAACTTTGAGTTGGTCGTACGATAGCTTCGCCTTCGCTTTTGGCATGTCAACTGGCGGGAAGCACAAACTGGGAAGCTATTACAGTCCCAACAAATCCTGGGAAGGTTTGTTTGGTGGAATTTTTGGTACAATCTTGTACATAATCTTGTACCAGAACCTTGCGAGGTTGTTCTTCAACTCGGATTTGAAACTTTCCTTCCCGATCGTTCTACTCATCGCGGCGGTGACCGCGATTTTCGATACCTTTGGTGACATCTTTGAATCGTCCATCAAGAGACACTACAACGTGAAGCACATGGGAAACTTACTTCCGGGACACGGAGGTATGCTTGATCGGATAGACGGTCTTTTATTCATAACACCGGTTGTGTACACGATATTTATGATCTTCGGCTGAAAATGATAACTCGGAGGTGCGATGATGAGATACATGACGAGCGAAGAGATACGAGAATCGTTTCTTTCTTTCTTCGAATCGAAAGGGCATAAAAGGTTACCAAGTGCATCGTTGATTCCGGACGATCCACAGCTTTTGTTTACCGTCGCTGGTATGGTACCTTTCAAGCCCATATTCTGGGGTAAAGTGGAACCGGTGTACACGAGGGTCACAACCTGCCAAAAATGTGTGAGGACGAACGATATAGAGAACGTGGGTAGAACCCCAAGGCACCACACTTTCTTCGAGATGCTCGGGAATTTTTCCTTCGGAGATTATTTCAAGAGAGAAGCGATCGAATGGGCTTGGGAATTCGTTACTCAGGTTCTCCAGATGCCCGAAGAGAAACTGTGGGTATCGGTGTACGAAGAAGACGATGAGGCTTTCGAGATATGGAGAAGCGTAGGTGTCCCGGAGAGAAAAATCGTTCGAATGAGCAAGGAGGACAATTTCTGGGGGCCGGCCGGTCCCACGGGTCCGTGCGGTCCGTGTTCGGAGATCTTCTACGATACGGGTGTGGAAGTACCGGTTCCAGAAGGTCAAGAACCGACACCGGCTAACACGGACGGTCGATTCATAGAGATCTGGAACCTGGTCTTTACGGAATTTTACCAGGACGAGGAAGGTAAACTCCATCCACTGCCCAAAAAGAACATTGATACCGGTGCGGGCTTAGAACGCATCGCGGCTATGATGCAGGGGGTTTACTGGAACTTCGATACGGACCTTTTCAAACCAATCATCGACCGGATCCAGGAGGTCCTTAACGTAAAATACAAGGAAGATCCGAAGAAGGACGTTTCGATTCGGGTAATAGCTGATCATGTCAGGGCCGTCACGTTCATGATAACCGACGGTGTCCTGCCTTCGAACGAGGGACGTGGATACGTGCTCAGAAGGGTATTACGGAGGGCCCTCAGGCACGGGGTACTCCTTGGTGCCAAAGAGCCGTTCCTCTATAAAATCGTCGAGAGTGTCGTTTCCAAGATGAAGTCCGTTTATCCGGAGCTTCTTGACAAGCGTTCCTTCGTGGAAAATGTGGTGAAAAACGAGGAATTAAGATTTATTTCGAACTTGACCAGAGGTACGGAGATGGTACACAAAATCGCTTCCAGCACGGGTGGTAGGATCTCCGCTGAAGATGCGTTCAAACTTTACGATACCTACGGTTTCCCGATAGATATCCTCAAAGATATCGCACGCGAGAATAATTACGCGTTGGACGAGGAAGGCTTTGAAAGGTACCTGGAAGAGCAAAGGGAACGCTCGCGGAAAGCGCAAGGGGAGGTAGAATTTGCTGCGAAAACCGGGTACGAGGGAATTGACCTGGAGACCGTATTTGTCGGGTACGACACGTTGGAGTCAAAATCGAAGGTTTTAAAAATCAAGTTTGGCGATCAATTTGTTGAATCCGCACGCGACTGTGACTGCGAAGTGGTTCTTGATGTCACGCCCTTCTACGCGGAGAAAGGTGGACAAGTTGCGGATACCGGGGTCATAATTGGAAGGGACGGAAAATTCGAGGTACATTATGTTTATTCGCCGGTAGAAGGCGTGATCGTTCACAAAGGTCGTTTGAACGGAAGCTTGTCCATTGGTGAAGAGGTCCAAGCACGCGTGGATGAAGGAAAGCGTAAAGCGACGATGCGAAACCACACAGCCACGCATCTACTCCACGCGGCTTTGAGAAAGGTACTTGGTACACACGTTCGACAAGCCGGTTCTCTTGTTGAACCTGCACGCTTGAGGTTTGACTTCACACATTACCAGGCTTTATCGGATGAGGAAATAGCCGCAATAGAGGATTTGGTGAACGAAGTAGTGCTTTCCGCAATCCCCGTTGAGATCGAGGTGAAGCCGTACGATGAGGCGGTAAAAGAGGGAGCCATCGCCCTGTTCGACGAAAAGTACGGTGATTTCGTAAGGGTGGTAAAGGTTGGTGATTTTAGCGAGGAATTGTGCGGTGGAACGCACGTGAAAAACACCGGCGAGATTGGTCTCTTTAAGATCGTCTCCGAAGGAGCCGTGAGTGCTGGTGTACGTAGGATAGAGGCGGTTACTGGTTTGAACTCGCTGAAGTTATTCCGTACTTTGGAAACGAGGATAAGATCGATCAGGGGGATCTTTGACGTTCCTGAGGAACAGCTGGTGGAAAAAATTCAAAGGTTGGTTGAAGAGAGAAAACGGCTGGAAAAGGAAGTATCCGAACTCAAGAGGAAGGCAATCAGCGTTGAGGATATAATTGCTAATGCTAAAGAATACGGTGGTGTGAAATACGTCGCGCACGTGTTTGATGGCGTCGAGCCGGAAGTACTCAAACAGTTAGTCGATGACCTTTCCGATAGGCTGAAGGGACCGGTACTCCTTATTTCGAAACTCGAGGGCAAAATACTCTTCGTTGTTAAGGTGCCGAAGGAACTGACCTCGGACTACCACGCTGGGAACATTGCCAAGGCCGTGGCGCAAGTCCTGGGTGGTGGCGGCGGTGGAAGTCCAACCTTCGCACAAGCGGGTGGAAGGTCTGTTGACATGATTCCGAAGGCGGTTGAAACTTTCGAAAAAATCGTCAGAAAGGAAGTGTAGTAATGTTCGGTAGACTCGACCTTGGTATCGATCTTGGGACTGCGAACACCCTCGTGTACGTTAGAGGTAGAGGAATAGTAGTCAACGAGCCATCCGTGATCGCGATAAACGTGGAAACGAACGAGATCGTCAAAGTTGGTGAAGAAGCAAAGAAGATGATAGGCAAGACACCGTCCTTCATCCAAGCCATTCGACCACTAAAAGACGGTGTTATCGCGGACTACGACGTTGCTTTGGCTATGCTTACCTATTTCATAGCTAAAGCCCAAGATAGGTTCTCCTTTTTCAGACCACGCGTGGTGATCGGGGTTCCGGTCGGTGTCACCGAGGTGGAGAGTCGGGCACTGCTCACAGCTGGTAAAGAAGCCGGTGCGAAGAAGGTCTTCCTCATTGAAGAACCCATGGCAACGGCACTTGGTGCAGGATTGCCCGTTGAAGAGCCGCAGGGACACATGGTGATCGACATCGGCGGTGGTACCACGGAGGCCGCGGTCATCTCACTTGGTTCGATTGTAACGTGGTCTTCCACACGCGTTGCTGGAGACGAGTTCGACGAGGCAATCATCCAGTACGTTCGTGAGGTTTACCGTGTAACCATAGGCGTTCGAACTGCCGAGAGAGTCAAAATAGAGGTCGGTAACGTATTTCCGTTGAGGGAATACGATGAGCTCCAAACGGAGGTCGTTGGCATAGAACTCTCCTCTGGACTGCCGAAGAGACTCACGCTCACCGGTGGTGAAATCCGGGAAGCGATAAAATCAACCGCGATGCAAATTGTTGAAACTGCCAAGGCAACACTCGAAAAAACACCTCCGGAGTTGGTAGCCGATATCACCGAGCGTGGTATCATTGTCTCCGGTGGTGGTTCATTACTGAGAGGGATTTGCGAACTCATCTCCAAAGAAACAGGTATAAACGTTTACAGGGCCGAAGACCCGATGAGCTGTGTGGCACGTGGGGCTGGAATGGTCTTGGATAAAATGGACATACTTGCGAGGTTGAAGAGTGTAGAATGAGGGAAAACGTTCTTGCCACAGTTTCTATGGTTTTACTACTCATCCTTCTGCTCGACGTGTTCACCGAAAACGTGTTTTCAACTATCGTTGCCGAAATTTTGGCCAAAATTTCGTACCCACTGTACATTTCCAGAGAGTATTTGGAAAGTTTCTTTGAAAAAAGGCCAACCACCATAAACGTCACACTGTTCGGAAAACGCGAAGACGTACTGGTGATATTGAGCGAGGATACGAACGGGTTTTACGTGAAAGACCTCGAAACGAGGGGTCTGGTTATAGAACCACGTTCAAGGCAGTTGATAGGTTTTGTTGAGCGTACGGGAAAGATCGGTTACGTGAGAAAATGGTGGGAGTCGGAGTTTCCAGTAACGGTGGAGAGCTCGGAAACCAGGGTGGTGGGGTTTTACAGAAAACTGAGGATCGAGATCCCGGATCCGCAACTGGAAGTCGCCGGAAAGGTTTACTTAGCCGATAGTGAAGAGTACGGTAGGCTCTTGAGAGCTCACGACATATCGATAGGTACCTTCAATGATGGTTACTTCCAGCCGAAAATACCAAGGATTCCAAAATACGTGATCGTCTTACCTTCGTACGAAGAGTATGACGAAGGAGCCCGCAAATAAAAGAGGGGGGAAACGAATGTACGAGGAACTTTCAAAAGAGCAGCTGATCCAAAAAATTCACGAACTGGAAGACGAAATTGCACGACTGAAAATGAGGGAGAACGAGCTCGAAATACTATTGAACGAGTATTCAACAATTATGAAGAAGCAGTTCGAAGTTTTTGACGATTTTATCAGGGACGTTGGGACGAAACGCATGATCGACCCGCTGACAAGGGTCTATTCTCACGAGCACATCATGAAACTCATCTCATATTATCACCAGAAGGCGTTCGAAGAGAATTTCGAATACGCCTTGGTTACTGTACGAATAAACAATTTTGAAAGTATGGAACAGATCGAAAAAGAGCAAGCGCTTTTGAGTGTCGGTAAGCTTTTAAAGGAACTTGTCAGGGTTCCGCTTGACAGCGTCGGAAGGTTAAGCGACGACACGTTCATAGTGTTGCTTACCGAGATAAGCAGGGAAAACGCGCTGAAGGTCAAGGAACGCATAGAGAATGCACTTGCTATAAGGAACATCGACTGTAGCATAAAGTTTTCCAGTTATCCAAAGGATTCAACAAACCTTGAGGAGCTCGTAAAGAAGGTTTTCTGAAGATCGGTTGGAGTTTACAGTTCAAAAGTAATCGCGGCTTGGTTGAGCAAATAAGACGAAGGTGAGGAGCGCAGTATGGGTAGCATTGTTGTGTCAAAGAGTGTTTTATCCGGTGAAGTGGAAGTCTCCGGTGCGAAGAACTCCGCACTGCCACTTTTGGCAGCCACCATACTAACGGACGAGGAAGTCATTTTAAACAAAGTCCCGCATTTAGCCGATGTGGAAACGATGTTCGACATCCTCAGAACTTTGGGTAAGAAAGTGCAGTACGACAGAGATTCCGGGGTTGCCCGGGTTTCCGGTGCCGTGGATAAGGCACACGTACCCTACGATTTGGTGCGGAAAATGCGTGCCTCGTTCAACGTGATGGGGCCACTGACGGTGATGCTTGGTGAGGCGAGCACGCCACTTCCCGGTGGTTGCGCCATTGGGGTTAGGCCTGTTGACTACCACATCGAGGGACTTAAAAAATTGGGCTTTGAGATTTTCTTCGAGCACGGTGAAATCAGGGCTCGAGTTGGAAAGAAGGATGAGTTTGTCGTCGTTCATCTACCGTTTCCGAGTGTTGGCGCCACCGAGCACATCATGAGCGTGGCGACGTTGCTGCCAGGAACGACCGTCATCGAAAATGCGGCGATGGAACCCGAAATAGTGGATTTGCAGGATTTGCTCAACAAAATGGGTGCAAGAGTTCGGGGAGCTGGTACGAGTAAAATAATCGTTGAAGGAGTTGAAAAGCTTCACGGGTGTGAGCATACCATCATTCCGGACAGGATAGAGGCCGGAACCTACGCCATAGCGATCCTTTCCACAGGCGGTGAGGGACAAGTAAAGAACGTCGTTCCAGAACACCTTGACGCGCTGTGGTCGGTGCTCGAACGCTCAGGTGCTTACGTCAAGAGGGGAACGAACTACGTATACGTAAAATCACCCGGCAAATGGCATGCGTGCGATGTGAACGTCCTGCCTTATCCAGGATTTCCAACCGATTTGCAACCGCAAATCGTTGTTTACCTCTCAACAGCGCAGGGTACAAGTACTGTAACGGAAAACGTCTTCAAAACGAGGTTTGCACACGTTGCCGAGCTTGTTAGAATGGGAGCGAACATGAAGTTGAAAGACAACACGTTGATAATCGAAGGGGTCGAAAAACTACAGGGAGCCACCGTGATGGGTACGGATCTCAGGGCAACGGCCGCACTCGTGATCGCCGGTTTTGTCGCCGAAGGTTCGACAGAGGTTACCCAGGTGGAACACATCTTCAGAGGATACGAGAGGGTTATAGAAAAGTTCAGGGGGCTGGGAGGTGTTCTCGAGTACAGGCCCGGAGGTGTGCCAGAAATTTGAAAAAGCTTGAACGTGTTGAAATCGCAACTACGGTGTTAAGACTTAGAAGAAAGGTAGTTTTATTTCTGCTTGATACATTTCTGATGTGCCTGGCCGGAGTCATGGCACTATTTGTTAGGTTTGGAACCAACTTCAATGAAATAAAGAAATTTTACAGTGGTGTAGTCGCACTTATCGTCTTCACAGCAATTGCAAATTTGCTGAACGGAAGCTACAAAATAGTGTGGCGCCACGCCGCCTCAAGGGACT
This region of Fervidobacterium thailandense genomic DNA includes:
- a CDS encoding rod shape-determining protein, with the protein product MFGRLDLGIDLGTANTLVYVRGRGIVVNEPSVIAINVETNEIVKVGEEAKKMIGKTPSFIQAIRPLKDGVIADYDVALAMLTYFIAKAQDRFSFFRPRVVIGVPVGVTEVESRALLTAGKEAGAKKVFLIEEPMATALGAGLPVEEPQGHMVIDIGGGTTEAAVISLGSIVTWSSTRVAGDEFDEAIIQYVREVYRVTIGVRTAERVKIEVGNVFPLREYDELQTEVVGIELSSGLPKRLTLTGGEIREAIKSTAMQIVETAKATLEKTPPELVADITERGIIVSGGGSLLRGICELISKETGINVYRAEDPMSCVARGAGMVLDKMDILARLKSVE
- a CDS encoding diguanylate cyclase domain-containing protein, whose translation is MYEELSKEQLIQKIHELEDEIARLKMRENELEILLNEYSTIMKKQFEVFDDFIRDVGTKRMIDPLTRVYSHEHIMKLISYYHQKAFEENFEYALVTVRINNFESMEQIEKEQALLSVGKLLKELVRVPLDSVGRLSDDTFIVLLTEISRENALKVKERIENALAIRNIDCSIKFSSYPKDSTNLEELVKKVF
- the murA gene encoding UDP-N-acetylglucosamine 1-carboxyvinyltransferase, coding for MGSIVVSKSVLSGEVEVSGAKNSALPLLAATILTDEEVILNKVPHLADVETMFDILRTLGKKVQYDRDSGVARVSGAVDKAHVPYDLVRKMRASFNVMGPLTVMLGEASTPLPGGCAIGVRPVDYHIEGLKKLGFEIFFEHGEIRARVGKKDEFVVVHLPFPSVGATEHIMSVATLLPGTTVIENAAMEPEIVDLQDLLNKMGARVRGAGTSKIIVEGVEKLHGCEHTIIPDRIEAGTYAIAILSTGGEGQVKNVVPEHLDALWSVLERSGAYVKRGTNYVYVKSPGKWHACDVNVLPYPGFPTDLQPQIVVYLSTAQGTSTVTENVFKTRFAHVAELVRMGANMKLKDNTLIIEGVEKLQGATVMGTDLRATAALVIAGFVAEGSTEVTQVEHIFRGYERVIEKFRGLGGVLEYRPGGVPEI